CGAATTGGCACGGGGAATGCTTTGTCATGACTTGATGGACACCGGCAACTGCAAGGAAGAAGGGCTGATCATGACCCCACAGATCGCGCATCGACACATGGAACTCGAAAAGGGCCACTTCGAATACCCTGAGGTCCTGACCCTACTCGACCTGGTCAATGCGGTTTGCGAGGCCACTTCTGACGAAGACGAGGTCGTTTCGACGGTCAAACGCCTGATCAACTCCGGAAGAGTCACGCTGGTGGGAAACTTCCGGGGAGCGGACGTCCGCGTCGGTTGATGCAATTCGGGTTGATGCGATTCGTTTTCGCGGCGTAGGGCCGAGATCGAAACAGGTTGACCTCTGGGTGAAGGCACGGCCTTCGTCGACGGGCTAACCTCCAGCGGATTTGATGGGGGGGGGGGCGGGTCTATGTCGGACCGTCAGCAGAGTTTTGGCTTCCAGGCCGCGGCGCGATCGAGTAGCGCTGCCGCTTCGGGAGGACGCGCGGCCAAAGGCGTAAAGCGCAAGAAGAGCGCGGGAAAGAGCGCGAAACGCAAGCCGACCCAGGGTCGCGCCCCGGCGAAGAAGCATGCGCGAAAGAGTTCCAGCGAAACCCAGACCTCGGGCGAAGCCCTCGCGCGCAAACAGCGCGAGATCTCGGTCTCGGAGTTTTTCGCGAAGAACCGACACCTGCTGGGCTTCGACAACCCGAGCAAGGCGCTTCTGACCACGATCAAGGAACTGGTCGACAACTCACTCGACGCCGCGGACGAAGCTCGCATTCCGGCCGACGTCGAGATTCGCATCGATCAACTCGCAGAAGACCGTTTCCGCGTCACATGTACCGACAACGGGCCCGGAATTCCCGCAAAAAACATTCCGTTGGTCTTCGGCAAGCTCCTGTACGGCTCGAAGTTCCACCGATTGAAGATGAGCCGTGGCCAGCAGGGCATCGGCGTATCGGCCGCCGGCATGTACGGGCTACTCACCACCGGGCATCCGCTCAAGGTCATCTCGCGCACGGGCAAGAAAAAAGACGCCATGCGTTTCGTGATCGCAATCGACACGCAGAAAAACCAGGCGGCGATCAAGAAGGAAGAAATCGTCGACTGGGAAGCACCGCACGGTACGAGTGTCGAGATCGAACTCGAAGCCGCGTACCGCAAAGGCCAGCATTCGGTCGACAACTACATTCGTCAGATCTCGCTTGCAAATCCCCATGCCAAGCTCACCTATCTTCCACCGGGCCGCGACAAGGACGAAGAGTGCATCGTCTATGATCGCGTCACCAAGGACCTTCCACCCGAGACTGCAGAAATCCAGCCGCATCCCTACGGGGTGGAACTCGGCGTGCTGATGCAGTTCCTGCGCGAGTCCAAGTCGCGCAACCTCACGGGCTTCCTGGCCAGCGAGTTTTCGCGAGTTTCGAGTCGCACGGCCCAGGAGATCTGCAAGAACGCCGGGATCAAACCAACGCGCAAGCCGAGAGAGATGAACCGCAACGAAGCCGAGAGCCTGCACAAGGGCATCGGCAAAACCAAGATCATGTCTCCACCGACGGACTGCATCGCACCGATCGGTGAAGACCTGCTGCAGAAAGCCCTGGATTCGATTCATCCCGGGGAATTCTCTACCGCGATCACGCGCCGCCCCGCAGTCTATCGCGGCAATCCGTTTCTGATCGAAGCCGCGCTGGTCTACGGTGGCAATCTCTCCGGCGACGATCAGGCTCTGTGTTATCGCTACGCGAATCGCGTTCCTCTGCAGTACCAACAAGGAGCGTGCGCAATCAATCGCGCCGTTACCACGACGGACTGGAAAAAGTACGGCCTACAACAGCCGCGCGGCGGACTACCCGTCGGCCCGATGGTCGTCATGGTGCATATTGCGAGCGTATGGGTTCCGTTCACCTCCGAGTCGAAGGAGGCGATCGCGCACTACCCGGAAATCATCAAGGAGATCAAGCTCGCGCTACAGGACTGCGGTCGCCGACTATCGACTCACGTACGCCGAAGGCGCAGGGAAGCCGATGAGTTGAAGAAGCGCAGCTACATCCAGAAGTATATTCCGCACGTCGCCCTGGCCCTGCAGGAAATCCTGGGGTTCGACGACAAGGTGCGCGAGAACACGGTCGCAACGCTGACCGACGTTCTCGAAAAGAGCAGGAAACTCTGATGGCGGCGCGCAAGAAGACTTCTCGGAAGAAGATCGTCAGAAAGAAGGTGACGGCGAAGAAGGCGACCACCCGCAAGAAGGCGCCACGCAAGTCGACCGGACGCAAGATCGAAGAGCGCGTCCACGCGACCGACGAGCAGACCATGGAGCGAATCACATCGACTGCAAAGGGCCTGCACTCCACGATTCTCAAACGCGGCAAGCCCGATCTCTCCTTGCCGGTGCGCGCGCTATCGAACGTTTCGTACAACGAGAAGCGCGGATTCCTCGAGATCGGCAAGCAGAAAAAGGTACGAACCCTTTCGGTCAACACGGTCAAAGGTTTCGCCCAGACCTTACGCATGATGGCGCTCTCGAAGGAGTTGGTCGGAAACAACGACTTCGCCACCAAGCGAGAGGCCTACTACATCTCCAAGAACTGGGAAGAGGCCAAGTTCGACGAACAGATCGAGTCCGACGCGACCATGGACGATATCGAAGC
This genomic stretch from bacterium harbors:
- a CDS encoding DNA topoisomerase VI subunit B, translating into MSDRQQSFGFQAAARSSSAAASGGRAAKGVKRKKSAGKSAKRKPTQGRAPAKKHARKSSSETQTSGEALARKQREISVSEFFAKNRHLLGFDNPSKALLTTIKELVDNSLDAADEARIPADVEIRIDQLAEDRFRVTCTDNGPGIPAKNIPLVFGKLLYGSKFHRLKMSRGQQGIGVSAAGMYGLLTTGHPLKVISRTGKKKDAMRFVIAIDTQKNQAAIKKEEIVDWEAPHGTSVEIELEAAYRKGQHSVDNYIRQISLANPHAKLTYLPPGRDKDEECIVYDRVTKDLPPETAEIQPHPYGVELGVLMQFLRESKSRNLTGFLASEFSRVSSRTAQEICKNAGIKPTRKPREMNRNEAESLHKGIGKTKIMSPPTDCIAPIGEDLLQKALDSIHPGEFSTAITRRPAVYRGNPFLIEAALVYGGNLSGDDQALCYRYANRVPLQYQQGACAINRAVTTTDWKKYGLQQPRGGLPVGPMVVMVHIASVWVPFTSESKEAIAHYPEIIKEIKLALQDCGRRLSTHVRRRRREADELKKRSYIQKYIPHVALALQEILGFDDKVRENTVATLTDVLEKSRKL